In Symmachiella dynata, the following are encoded in one genomic region:
- a CDS encoding cation acetate symporter translates to MIYEPSTQAVVFFFLFVAITLGLSFYLGSKAKSSQGYFTAHGQIPWFVNGIAFAGDYLSAASFLGICGMIAFYGYDGFLYSIGYLAGWIVALFVIAEPMKRLGRFTFADALDAKFESRGIKLAAGISTLAVSVFYLIPQMVGAGVLVQPLLGFPHWVGVVLVGVTVILIVVSAGMVSTTWVQFLKGSLLVLFSAILTWMIIERGFEVKAGGEDGYEFQTLGPVSSGAEFAALPALKGTTPIPPEGPWADTNFRRFRNNETGVVSVWSEAEIAPGQLVLREAQSETHTTDGETLVNGQVKGTKKGEAELHPVGNVTKLPGGESRTGKLGFLSFFSTLQNSEVVLWGNQKITEPDGTTTTVYFQKPTAGSQVLRPGEHPTFSGIRSTKLLDKLNFLSLMLALFCGTASLPHILIRYYTVKDAAAARKSTIVGIGSIGFFYVLTLYMGLGAMTSGSMDVTNSNMAAPLLARSMNEWLFAAISAIAFTTVLGTVSGLILASAGAVTHDLVTHAFGVELNDGEKVRVAKITSVFVGAIAIVLGIVFKEMNVSYLVGWAFSVAASANLPALVMLLFWKGTTRQGIIAAVVVGMTSSLGWILLSADTYTKVYGLPAGDALVPFSQPGIVTIPLGFLTLIVVSLMTQPKTVAE, encoded by the coding sequence ATGATTTACGAACCCTCCACCCAGGCTGTTGTCTTCTTCTTTCTGTTCGTCGCCATCACATTGGGGCTCAGTTTTTATCTGGGCAGCAAGGCGAAATCTTCACAGGGTTATTTCACCGCGCACGGTCAGATCCCCTGGTTCGTCAATGGTATTGCCTTTGCGGGTGATTACCTGTCGGCGGCATCATTTTTGGGCATCTGCGGGATGATTGCCTTTTATGGGTACGACGGGTTTTTGTACTCAATCGGCTATCTCGCGGGTTGGATTGTGGCATTGTTTGTGATCGCCGAACCGATGAAGCGGTTGGGGCGGTTCACATTTGCCGACGCGCTGGATGCGAAGTTTGAATCGCGAGGCATCAAATTGGCCGCGGGGATCAGCACTTTGGCGGTCAGTGTGTTTTATCTGATTCCACAAATGGTCGGCGCGGGCGTGTTGGTGCAACCGCTGCTCGGATTTCCACACTGGGTGGGAGTTGTTTTAGTGGGTGTGACGGTGATTCTGATCGTCGTCTCCGCTGGGATGGTCTCAACGACCTGGGTGCAGTTTCTCAAAGGTTCGCTATTAGTCCTGTTCAGCGCCATTCTGACGTGGATGATTATTGAGCGTGGATTTGAGGTCAAAGCGGGCGGAGAGGATGGTTATGAGTTTCAAACACTCGGTCCGGTAAGCAGCGGGGCGGAGTTTGCCGCACTCCCTGCGCTGAAAGGGACAACCCCGATTCCGCCTGAGGGGCCATGGGCCGACACGAATTTTCGCCGCTTTCGAAATAACGAAACGGGGGTCGTCTCTGTTTGGAGCGAAGCCGAAATCGCGCCGGGCCAATTGGTGCTGCGTGAAGCGCAGTCGGAAACGCATACCACGGACGGGGAAACGCTGGTCAACGGCCAAGTCAAAGGCACAAAAAAGGGTGAGGCGGAATTGCATCCGGTGGGGAATGTGACGAAGTTGCCCGGCGGGGAGTCGCGGACCGGGAAGCTCGGCTTTCTTTCGTTTTTCAGCACGCTGCAAAACAGCGAAGTCGTGCTGTGGGGCAATCAGAAAATCACCGAACCGGATGGGACCACGACGACGGTCTATTTCCAAAAACCGACCGCCGGCAGCCAAGTGTTGCGTCCGGGCGAGCATCCCACGTTTAGTGGTATCCGCAGCACCAAACTGCTGGACAAATTGAATTTTCTGTCGCTGATGCTGGCGCTGTTTTGCGGGACCGCTTCGTTACCGCACATTTTGATTCGTTATTACACGGTCAAAGACGCCGCCGCCGCGCGGAAGAGTACGATCGTGGGCATCGGCAGCATCGGATTCTTTTATGTGCTCACGCTCTATATGGGACTGGGAGCGATGACTAGCGGGTCGATGGATGTCACCAACAGCAACATGGCAGCGCCGCTATTGGCGCGGAGCATGAACGAATGGCTGTTCGCGGCGATTTCAGCGATTGCTTTTACGACGGTGCTGGGCACGGTCAGTGGATTGATTTTGGCCTCTGCCGGAGCAGTCACGCACGACTTGGTCACACATGCGTTTGGTGTGGAGTTGAACGACGGCGAAAAAGTCCGCGTGGCAAAGATCACTTCGGTCTTCGTCGGTGCGATCGCGATTGTGTTGGGCATCGTGTTCAAAGAGATGAACGTCAGTTATCTCGTCGGCTGGGCCTTTAGCGTAGCTGCTTCGGCGAATCTGCCGGCGCTAGTGATGTTGTTGTTCTGGAAAGGGACGACACGACAAGGAATCATCGCCGCCGTCGTGGTCGGCATGACCAGTTCCCTGGGGTGGATTCTGCTGAGCGCGGATACCTACACCAAAGTTTATGGCCTACCGGCTGGTGACGCACTGGTGCCATTCAGCCAACCGGGAATTGTGACGATTCCGTTGGGATTTTTGACGTTGATTGTGGTGTCGTTGATGACTCAACCGAAAACGGTGGCTGAATGA
- a CDS encoding IS4 family transposase, protein MARKKAKRVSDADLTGLKYLKRISSLLKRLRPVGCERDKAGNRDLFFDQYCGLILLYMFNPIVTSLRGMQQTSQLKKVQRLLGCQRASLGSLSEAARVFDPELLREIAGELLQRAPQRADCDPRLKDFAQTLTAVDGSLLKKLPQITQACFATRNDRGFKLHAHFEILKGVPVKSAVTDASGQGPANEKNVLRSQLEPDRCYVIDRGYEQFSLFNAIVDVGSSYVCRIRNDRAFTADEVRELDEEARAAGVLEDAIGQLGSPKSRRIEHPQHRVRRVVIRAETHPKRGGRKRAAATHDVVLVTNLLDVPAEIIALIYRSRWMIELYFRFLKHVLGCRKLLSDCDNGIEIQTYCAIIACLLISLVTGRKPTLRTYEMLCYYFQGLADEEELLAHINRLPPHATTSV, encoded by the coding sequence GTGGCCAGGAAGAAAGCGAAGCGGGTTTCCGATGCGGATTTGACCGGACTGAAATATCTGAAACGAATCTCTTCGCTGCTCAAACGCTTGCGGCCCGTCGGCTGCGAACGGGACAAAGCGGGCAATCGCGACTTGTTTTTTGATCAGTATTGCGGGTTGATACTGCTGTACATGTTCAACCCGATCGTCACTTCGCTGCGCGGCATGCAACAAACCAGCCAACTCAAAAAAGTGCAGCGCTTGCTGGGCTGCCAACGGGCTTCGCTGGGTTCGTTGTCCGAAGCGGCACGTGTGTTTGACCCGGAATTGCTGCGGGAAATCGCCGGTGAACTGCTCCAGCGCGCTCCGCAACGCGCCGACTGCGACCCGCGGCTGAAAGACTTCGCGCAGACCTTGACCGCCGTCGACGGCAGCCTGCTGAAGAAGCTGCCGCAAATCACGCAGGCCTGTTTTGCCACCCGCAACGATCGCGGTTTTAAGCTGCACGCGCACTTTGAAATCCTCAAAGGCGTGCCTGTCAAATCGGCAGTCACCGACGCCAGCGGCCAAGGACCGGCCAATGAAAAAAACGTGTTGCGCAGCCAATTGGAACCGGATCGCTGCTACGTGATCGATCGCGGTTACGAACAATTTTCGCTGTTCAACGCGATCGTCGATGTCGGCAGCAGCTACGTTTGCCGCATCCGCAACGACCGCGCGTTTACGGCTGACGAGGTTCGCGAACTGGACGAGGAGGCGCGGGCGGCGGGCGTGTTGGAAGACGCCATCGGCCAACTCGGTTCGCCCAAATCGCGACGGATTGAGCATCCGCAGCATCGCGTGCGGCGGGTGGTGATTCGCGCCGAAACGCATCCCAAGCGAGGCGGACGCAAGCGGGCCGCTGCCACGCACGACGTCGTGCTGGTGACGAACTTGCTGGACGTGCCGGCGGAAATCATCGCGTTGATTTATCGCAGTCGCTGGATGATCGAATTGTACTTTCGGTTTTTGAAACATGTGCTGGGCTGCCGCAAGTTATTAAGCGACTGTGACAACGGAATCGAAATTCAAACGTACTGTGCGATCATCGCTTGCCTGCTGATCAGCCTAGTGACCGGCCGCAAGCCGACGCTGCGGACGTATGAAATGCTTTGTTATTACTTCCAAGGTTTGGCGGATGAAGAAGAACTACTGGCCCACATAAACCGTTTGCCGCCGCACGCCACGACAAGCGTCTAA
- a CDS encoding HEAT repeat domain-containing protein, with product MRRSILFALVVQLSCVASVFGWDDPVAGRKPLRYWVDRLNDSDAEVREQAVKFVRIEVSEFSDLVWEGEPLDLKGLKRRGNFRQEATPLIPELLKALRNTDENVVGVAAEMLMLLGPEAQVALPDLERIILSESSTASTRTTMFYVLLFATPEDKPVGPILLKLLNSLPWETYENLLNLVYGSLPSDDDQQSENAQKQRGTMVALSIPAYLGPMISSGHTKIEVPYLVKIATGEYPTTIRAMAIGILGGLEFDAKSAVPALRKLLKDEDRLVRSWAVNALSDIEPDPQLVPELIEALGLKGEKRDEAEQGMREWLKQQEQERESLRELYKDGDDLTDFVQAIKHGSGYQRRQAIQHLGQIGPGAKSIIPELRKALQDPDEDTRRMAAEAIKQIETTAPTSNND from the coding sequence ATGAGACGATCTATTCTGTTTGCTCTAGTGGTTCAGCTTTCGTGTGTGGCATCGGTGTTTGGGTGGGACGACCCGGTGGCTGGCCGCAAGCCTTTGAGGTACTGGGTCGATCGATTAAACGACTCGGACGCGGAGGTCCGCGAACAAGCGGTTAAATTCGTGAGGATCGAGGTAAGTGAGTTTTCGGATTTGGTTTGGGAGGGCGAGCCTCTTGATCTCAAGGGACTCAAGAGACGCGGCAACTTTCGACAGGAAGCAACGCCGCTAATTCCCGAGTTGCTTAAAGCGCTGAGGAACACTGACGAAAATGTTGTCGGTGTGGCGGCCGAAATGCTGATGCTCTTGGGACCTGAAGCGCAGGTCGCGTTGCCCGATTTGGAACGAATCATCCTCAGCGAATCATCTACCGCATCCACGCGAACTACGATGTTCTACGTGCTGCTGTTTGCCACGCCGGAGGACAAACCCGTTGGGCCGATTTTGCTTAAGCTGCTCAACTCCTTGCCATGGGAAACATATGAAAACCTGTTGAATTTGGTGTACGGCAGCCTGCCTAGCGACGACGACCAACAATCTGAAAACGCACAGAAGCAGCGAGGGACCATGGTCGCTTTGTCCATTCCTGCCTACCTTGGTCCGATGATCTCTTCTGGTCATACGAAGATTGAAGTGCCTTATCTTGTAAAGATTGCAACGGGAGAATATCCAACAACCATCCGAGCAATGGCAATCGGAATTCTGGGAGGGTTGGAATTCGATGCGAAGTCTGCCGTACCAGCGCTACGCAAGCTGTTGAAGGATGAGGACCGCCTCGTCCGCAGCTGGGCAGTCAATGCGCTGAGCGATATTGAACCGGACCCGCAGCTCGTTCCCGAGTTGATCGAAGCACTCGGATTGAAAGGTGAGAAGCGAGACGAGGCTGAGCAAGGGATGCGCGAGTGGCTTAAGCAACAAGAACAGGAAAGAGAAAGCTTACGGGAACTCTATAAGGATGGAGACGATCTGACGGACTTCGTCCAGGCGATTAAACACGGAAGCGGTTACCAACGCCGCCAGGCCATTCAGCATCTGGGGCAGATCGGGCCGGGCGCGAAGTCCATTATTCCGGAACTTCGCAAAGCACTGCAGGACCCTGACGAAGATACCCGCCGGATGGCCGCCGAGGCGATCAAGCAGATCGAGACGACAGCGCCGACATCTAACAACGATTGA
- a CDS encoding DUF485 domain-containing protein, producing the protein MRQRNARIGMVLFCVYLLLYGGFVFLNAFAPETMEVLPFAGVNLAILYGFGLIIAAVLLALIYGWMCQPDDEDVAAKEVEK; encoded by the coding sequence ATGCGACAACGCAACGCGCGAATCGGGATGGTGCTCTTCTGTGTGTACCTGCTGCTGTACGGCGGGTTTGTATTTCTGAACGCTTTTGCGCCGGAAACCATGGAAGTCCTGCCCTTTGCCGGTGTGAATCTGGCGATTTTGTACGGATTTGGCTTGATCATCGCCGCTGTGCTGCTGGCCTTGATTTACGGCTGGATGTGCCAACCGGACGATGAAGACGTCGCCGCGAAAGAGGTGGAGAAATGA
- a CDS encoding hsp70 family protein: protein MPDSTENERTLSRFVVGIDLGTTNCAVAFVDTEDESGTVCTFEVPQLVAAGEVEARETLPSFHYQPAAGEFAAGALRLPWGDENCSYIMGAFARDHGETVPGRQIGSAKSWLCHSGVDRTSPLLPWHGADDVEMLSPIDVSSRILAHIRAAWNHRFAEHPLEQQDVAITLPASFDEVARELTVKAAAQAQLPRIVLLEEPQAAFYAWIYRHRNDWQNHVQPGQKILICDVGGGTSDFTLIRVRPGSAGKVRFHRVAVGDHLILGGDNLDLALAHHVEGKLTAGGKKLSPRQWGVLVRTCRRAKEALLGANPPETFVINLPGGGSKLIGGGLQTEVSEADVRRILLDGFLPAVELDAQPSRRSSGFQEFGLPYAPDPAITRYLAAFLSAHRHDARPDEDDPVDHDPARPDIVVFNGGLFESTTLRERMLDQLSQWFSPAAGSDWQPLVLKNDRLDLAVAYGAAYYGMVRRGVGEKIAAGLPRTYYVGAESAENDETTAVCLLPAGIEDEQGVDLTDRAFHLRIREPVEFPIFVSSTRLTDQPGDAVPFDREQMSALPPIRTVLKSRSSDANILPVHLHARLTTIGTMDMWCSEVDGPRTWKLQFDVRAATHTDREAHTGGGESAGFVDEQTIATCRALIQETFTDAGDPKSLVKRLAAAAGMSRHEWPPSLLREMWECLMEVEAGRKLSMTHEARWLNLLGYSLRPGFGMAVDDWRVAQTWRQLQGKLIHANPTCQAEFWILWRRIGGGLAAGQHWTLAAPLLSAVRNRPKSSKKKGKPSGGAGIVEVLRLLGSLESLSLDVKKELGTVLLKIISNEGAIAIREAAAWALGRAAARIPLHGPLNGVLAPTIVEAWIDKLLKTRDPDPVLGFTLMQLTRKTGDRYRDVSDETRQRVVDWLEDHDAPSHFVTLVRDGGELEADEQGIVFGESLPAGLRLG from the coding sequence ATGCCTGATTCTACGGAAAACGAACGTACGCTGAGCCGGTTTGTCGTTGGTATTGATTTAGGAACGACGAATTGCGCGGTGGCATTTGTCGATACTGAGGATGAGAGTGGCACGGTTTGTACGTTTGAAGTTCCGCAACTGGTCGCTGCCGGGGAGGTCGAAGCGCGCGAGACATTGCCGTCGTTTCATTATCAACCGGCTGCGGGGGAATTTGCCGCTGGCGCACTTCGGTTGCCTTGGGGCGATGAGAATTGCTCCTACATCATGGGGGCATTTGCGCGAGATCATGGTGAGACGGTTCCCGGACGTCAGATTGGTTCGGCCAAGTCGTGGTTGTGTCATTCGGGAGTCGACCGTACCTCGCCGCTGCTGCCTTGGCATGGGGCGGACGATGTTGAAATGCTTTCGCCGATTGATGTCAGCAGCCGCATTCTCGCGCATATCCGTGCGGCCTGGAATCATCGGTTTGCCGAACATCCGTTGGAACAACAAGACGTCGCCATCACGCTGCCTGCGTCGTTTGATGAGGTGGCTCGTGAGTTGACGGTTAAGGCGGCGGCGCAAGCTCAGTTGCCGCGGATTGTGTTGCTCGAAGAACCGCAAGCGGCGTTTTATGCGTGGATTTACCGGCATCGCAACGATTGGCAAAATCATGTGCAACCGGGACAGAAGATTTTGATCTGCGACGTCGGCGGCGGAACCAGCGACTTCACCTTGATCCGCGTCCGGCCCGGCAGTGCGGGGAAGGTGCGGTTTCATCGCGTGGCGGTGGGCGATCATCTGATTTTGGGCGGTGATAACCTAGACCTGGCGCTCGCGCATCATGTCGAAGGAAAACTGACCGCAGGCGGTAAGAAACTTTCGCCGCGACAATGGGGCGTGCTTGTGCGGACCTGTCGCCGCGCTAAGGAAGCGCTGTTGGGTGCGAATCCGCCGGAGACGTTTGTCATCAACCTACCCGGTGGCGGTTCGAAGCTGATTGGCGGCGGATTGCAAACAGAAGTTTCCGAAGCGGATGTGCGGCGGATTTTGTTGGATGGTTTTTTGCCTGCTGTTGAACTCGATGCGCAGCCCTCGCGACGCAGTTCGGGATTTCAAGAATTCGGTCTGCCCTACGCGCCCGACCCGGCGATCACGCGTTACCTGGCGGCCTTTTTATCGGCGCACCGGCACGATGCGCGTCCCGACGAAGATGATCCGGTCGACCACGATCCGGCGCGGCCTGACATTGTGGTATTCAACGGTGGGTTGTTTGAATCGACGACGCTGCGCGAGCGGATGTTGGATCAATTGTCGCAATGGTTTTCGCCTGCAGCGGGGTCCGATTGGCAACCGTTGGTGCTCAAGAACGACCGGCTTGATTTGGCGGTCGCCTATGGAGCGGCGTACTATGGCATGGTGCGCCGCGGGGTGGGTGAAAAGATCGCCGCCGGGTTGCCGCGGACATATTACGTGGGGGCGGAATCGGCGGAGAACGACGAGACGACGGCGGTTTGCCTGTTGCCTGCTGGTATTGAAGATGAACAAGGGGTCGATCTCACCGACCGCGCGTTTCATTTGCGGATCCGCGAGCCGGTTGAGTTTCCGATTTTTGTGTCGAGTACCCGCCTGACCGACCAACCGGGCGATGCGGTGCCGTTTGACCGCGAACAGATGTCGGCGCTGCCGCCCATTCGGACAGTGCTCAAGTCGCGCAGTTCCGACGCCAACATCTTGCCGGTGCATTTGCACGCGCGGTTGACGACGATTGGCACGATGGACATGTGGTGCAGTGAGGTCGACGGTCCGCGGACTTGGAAGTTGCAATTCGACGTCCGCGCTGCCACGCACACCGACCGCGAAGCGCACACTGGTGGCGGCGAATCGGCGGGGTTTGTGGATGAACAGACCATTGCCACCTGCCGGGCCTTGATCCAAGAAACCTTCACCGATGCGGGTGATCCTAAATCATTGGTCAAACGGCTGGCGGCCGCAGCGGGGATGAGCCGGCATGAATGGCCACCGTCGTTGTTGCGGGAGATGTGGGAATGCTTGATGGAGGTCGAAGCGGGCCGCAAGTTGAGCATGACACACGAAGCACGTTGGCTGAACCTGCTGGGCTATTCGCTGCGGCCCGGTTTCGGCATGGCGGTCGATGATTGGCGGGTCGCACAGACGTGGCGGCAATTGCAGGGCAAGTTGATTCATGCCAACCCGACTTGTCAGGCGGAGTTTTGGATTTTGTGGCGGCGGATTGGCGGCGGCTTAGCGGCGGGGCAACATTGGACATTGGCCGCTCCGTTACTCTCGGCCGTTCGCAATCGTCCAAAGTCGTCGAAGAAAAAAGGCAAGCCCTCGGGCGGCGCGGGGATCGTCGAAGTGCTGCGGCTGCTCGGTTCGCTCGAGTCCTTAAGCCTCGACGTCAAAAAGGAACTCGGCACGGTCTTGTTAAAGATCATCAGCAACGAGGGCGCGATTGCGATTCGTGAAGCAGCCGCATGGGCCTTAGGCCGCGCCGCTGCCCGCATCCCCTTGCACGGTCCGCTCAATGGCGTGTTGGCGCCGACGATTGTGGAAGCTTGGATCGACAAGTTACTCAAAACCCGAGATCCCGATCCGGTCCTGGGCTTCACGCTGATGCAACTCACCCGCAAGACCGGCGACCGCTATCGCGACGTGTCGGACGAGACCCGGCAGCGCGTCGTCGACTGGCTGGAAGACCACGACGCCCCGTCGCACTTCGTGACGCTGGTGCGCGATGGTGGGGAGTTGGAAGCGGACGAACAAGGGATTGTATTCGGTGAGAGTTTGCCGGCTGGGTTGCGGTTGGGGTAG
- a CDS encoding DUF1501 domain-containing protein produces the protein MTVSTNCEGFRRRDCLKLGLGALFGGSFVDALRMQAHASDAVANGRKKATNCILIWMDGGPTHFETFDPKPEAPAEIRGEFDPIATSVPGVHFSEHMTKLASNLHRFSMIRSIRHNQGNHGAGNHYMMTGAPPRIPVGCGAFVSFHPSMGSVVSHELGQPTGLPQYFSMPRMARSGGPNFLGAKYAPFVVADDPNKEKFRVRDVALPDGLGTGRFSGRTDIRAQVDKMRRIADKAAGDPIGGYDEYFSQGYDLVTSQQAQEAFDISRETDETREAYVRDGFGQRCLLARRLVEAGVPFVTVYDGGWDHHGSIFPACSKRLPKWDQTVSALIEDLDQRGMLETTIVVALGEFGRTPKISQLAGRTAPGRDHWANAMSVLMAGGGTPGNTVVGATDRKGYTAIDRVLSPENFVSTVYSKLGINPDKMLYTPQGRPTHLVSDPTPISEVMA, from the coding sequence ATGACCGTTTCGACCAATTGCGAAGGATTTCGACGTCGTGACTGCCTGAAGTTGGGCTTAGGTGCACTGTTTGGCGGAAGCTTTGTTGACGCATTGCGGATGCAAGCGCACGCGAGTGATGCTGTGGCCAACGGTCGCAAGAAGGCGACGAATTGCATTTTGATTTGGATGGACGGCGGACCGACCCATTTTGAGACGTTCGATCCCAAGCCGGAGGCGCCGGCGGAAATTCGCGGCGAATTTGATCCGATTGCCACGTCCGTGCCGGGGGTCCACTTCTCGGAGCACATGACGAAACTGGCGAGCAATTTGCACCGGTTCTCGATGATTCGCTCGATCCGACACAACCAAGGCAACCATGGTGCGGGCAACCACTACATGATGACCGGTGCGCCGCCACGGATTCCGGTTGGCTGCGGTGCGTTTGTCAGTTTTCATCCCAGCATGGGTTCGGTGGTCTCGCACGAATTGGGCCAACCGACCGGCTTGCCGCAATACTTCTCGATGCCGCGTATGGCGCGTTCGGGCGGCCCCAACTTCTTGGGTGCCAAGTACGCTCCGTTTGTTGTGGCAGACGATCCGAACAAAGAAAAATTCCGCGTCCGCGATGTCGCCCTGCCCGATGGGTTGGGCACCGGACGTTTTTCGGGACGGACCGATATTCGTGCGCAGGTCGACAAAATGCGGCGGATTGCCGACAAGGCGGCCGGCGACCCGATCGGCGGATACGACGAATACTTCTCGCAAGGATACGATCTGGTCACTTCGCAGCAAGCCCAAGAGGCCTTTGACATCAGTCGCGAAACGGACGAAACGCGTGAAGCGTATGTCCGCGACGGTTTTGGGCAACGCTGTCTATTGGCTCGCCGTTTGGTCGAAGCGGGTGTCCCTTTTGTCACCGTTTACGACGGTGGCTGGGACCATCACGGCAGCATCTTCCCCGCTTGTAGCAAACGTTTGCCGAAGTGGGACCAAACCGTGTCGGCGCTGATTGAAGATCTCGACCAGCGGGGCATGTTGGAAACGACAATCGTCGTCGCCTTGGGCGAATTCGGCCGCACGCCGAAGATTTCACAACTCGCCGGACGTACGGCACCGGGACGTGACCACTGGGCCAACGCCATGTCGGTCTTGATGGCCGGTGGCGGTACGCCTGGGAATACCGTAGTCGGCGCCACGGATCGCAAAGGCTATACGGCCATCGACCGTGTCCTCTCTCCGGAGAATTTTGTGTCGACCGTGTATTCGAAGTTGGGGATCAACCCCGACAAAATGCTCTACACGCCGCAAGGCCGCCCAACGCACTTGGTTAGCGATCCGACGCCGATCAGCGAAGTGATGGCCTAA